One Lysinibacillus sp. OF-1 DNA segment encodes these proteins:
- a CDS encoding YfcC family protein → MVNLQQDKKEDEPRIKGINAFVLMFIIILVMSLLTYILPAGQYERVESNGRMIVDPESFQYIKSNPIGFLEIFNSVHLGMLEGASIILFVFLFGGALGVMQKTGAIDSFIKVMASKFGKQEYVLIPILVLIFASLGTLIGSAEDTLVYIAIIIPLTMALGMDAITGFAIVMLGTLATGFTSGITNPFNIGVAQTIAELPMYSGMSYRIIVFIVFYSLTVLYIYRHAKKVKSDPSKGIYGKFKREESIKIDLDFKMSPRHLIALFVLLGNFVALIVGVIKYQWYISEIAGVFLLSSIIMSIICKIGPNKMAEGFISGARDMVEGALIIGFAQTILVITTNGGLIDTILHFVSNTVSVLPASINAIGMFLLQLCLNFLVPSGSGQAALTMPIMTPLADLIGVTRQTAVLAFQFGDGISNMVIPTSGVLLAGLAIAGIPFSKWFRWVFPYFLIQTGLAIVLLVIAHLINYGPF, encoded by the coding sequence ATGGTAAACCTACAGCAAGATAAAAAAGAAGATGAACCACGGATAAAGGGAATTAATGCATTTGTATTAATGTTTATTATTATTTTAGTCATGTCGTTACTGACCTATATTTTACCAGCTGGACAATATGAAAGAGTTGAGAGTAATGGCAGAATGATAGTAGATCCAGAATCCTTTCAGTATATCAAGTCAAATCCTATTGGCTTTCTAGAAATATTCAATAGTGTGCATCTGGGAATGCTTGAGGGTGCTTCTATTATTTTATTTGTCTTTTTATTTGGAGGCGCTTTAGGGGTAATGCAAAAGACTGGAGCTATTGATTCCTTTATTAAAGTTATGGCCTCGAAATTTGGAAAACAAGAGTACGTATTAATCCCTATTCTAGTTTTAATATTTGCTAGTTTAGGGACACTAATTGGCTCAGCAGAGGATACGCTTGTCTATATAGCGATTATTATCCCGTTAACGATGGCACTCGGAATGGATGCGATTACAGGCTTTGCGATCGTCATGCTAGGTACATTAGCAACTGGCTTTACTTCAGGCATTACGAACCCATTTAACATTGGTGTAGCTCAAACTATTGCAGAGCTTCCAATGTATTCAGGAATGTCATATCGAATCATTGTGTTCATCGTTTTTTATAGTTTGACAGTACTTTATATATACAGGCATGCAAAAAAAGTGAAGAGTGACCCATCGAAAGGGATTTACGGAAAGTTTAAAAGAGAAGAGAGCATCAAAATTGATTTAGACTTTAAGATGAGCCCACGTCATTTGATAGCACTATTCGTATTATTGGGAAATTTTGTTGCATTGATTGTAGGGGTAATAAAGTATCAATGGTATATAAGTGAAATTGCCGGTGTCTTTCTATTAAGCAGCATTATTATGTCTATTATTTGTAAGATTGGACCAAATAAAATGGCTGAAGGGTTTATTTCTGGTGCCCGGGATATGGTAGAAGGGGCATTAATTATCGGATTTGCCCAAACCATTTTAGTTATTACTACAAATGGAGGATTAATTGATACTATTCTTCATTTTGTTTCAAATACTGTAAGTGTATTACCTGCTTCTATCAATGCGATAGGAATGTTTTTGCTTCAGCTCTGCTTAAATTTCTTAGTACCTTCTGGAAGTGGACAAGCTGCGTTAACGATGCCGATCATGACGCCTTTAGCCGATTTAATTGGTGTAACTAGGCAAACAGCCGTACTGGCTTTCCAGTTTGGTGATGGTATTTCAAATATGGTCATTCCAACAAGTGGTGTTTTATTAGCGGGACTAGCAATAGCAGGTATTCCATTTTCAAAATGGTTCAGATGGGTATTTCCTTACTTCCTTATACAGACAGGCTTAGCGATTGTCTTATTAGTCATTGCGCATCTCATAAATTATGGACCATTTTAA
- a CDS encoding amino acid ABC transporter ATP-binding protein, with protein sequence MLEIKNIHKSFGGNEILKGVDLAIDKGDVVVILGPSGSGKTTLLRCINFLEKADQGHATFGDIQVDFQHVKKKDVHAIRQRVAFVFQNYNLFTNKTALENVTEGLIIGRKIPKAQAVDIGKKALDKVGLSEKYDAYPSQLSGGQQQRVGIARAVALNPDIILFDEPTSALDPELVGEVLQVMKNIAAEGTTMLVVTHEMGFAKDVANRVIFMDGGVVVEEGSPHDIFVSPKEERTKKFLKRVIPEDYTFYI encoded by the coding sequence ATGTTAGAAATTAAAAATATTCATAAATCATTTGGTGGTAATGAAATTTTAAAGGGTGTTGATTTAGCGATTGATAAAGGCGATGTTGTTGTTATTTTAGGCCCTAGTGGCTCGGGAAAAACAACATTATTACGTTGCATCAATTTTTTAGAAAAAGCGGATCAAGGACATGCGACATTTGGAGATATTCAAGTGGATTTTCAACATGTGAAGAAAAAAGACGTACATGCAATTCGCCAACGTGTCGCATTTGTCTTCCAAAATTATAATCTTTTCACTAATAAAACGGCATTAGAAAATGTGACGGAAGGTTTAATCATTGGACGTAAAATTCCTAAAGCACAGGCTGTGGACATTGGTAAAAAGGCACTTGATAAAGTAGGTTTATCGGAAAAGTATGATGCCTATCCAAGTCAGCTGTCAGGCGGTCAGCAGCAGCGAGTAGGAATTGCACGTGCAGTAGCATTGAACCCAGATATTATTTTATTTGACGAACCAACGTCCGCACTTGATCCTGAATTAGTAGGTGAGGTCCTACAGGTCATGAAAAATATTGCAGCTGAAGGCACAACAATGCTTGTGGTGACACATGAAATGGGATTCGCCAAAGATGTTGCTAATCGTGTGATTTTCATGGATGGAGGCGTTGTCGTAGAAGAGGGTAGCCCTCATGATATTTTCGTAAGCCCAAAAGAGGAGCGCACAAAGAAATTTTTAAAACGTGTCATTCCAGAAGATTACACTTTCTATATATAA
- a CDS encoding amino acid ABC transporter permease — translation MNYPFLLETFFIALSGVPIALLVTVVALLIALPLGFLLALTRINKIPVIHHLAKIYVSFVRGTPIIIQIFIIYSSIPLMLKIIFEKYNIAYDIYKINPIWYAFIVFAFSSTAILIEVFRSALSTIEKGQLEAAHSVGLTTFQAYTRIIIPQALVVALPNICTATVNLIKATSLGYAMSLPEITLKAKVAANVGYNYVEAYLDIFIVYLILCSTVEYLFKRYEKYLSKYKVANA, via the coding sequence GTGAATTATCCATTTTTACTTGAAACATTTTTCATTGCATTATCTGGTGTTCCCATTGCACTCCTTGTCACAGTTGTTGCTTTATTGATAGCTCTGCCACTTGGTTTTTTGTTGGCACTCACTAGAATTAATAAAATTCCAGTTATTCATCATCTAGCAAAAATTTACGTTTCATTCGTGCGAGGAACGCCAATCATTATACAAATCTTTATTATCTATAGTAGTATCCCGTTAATGTTAAAAATTATTTTTGAAAAATATAATATTGCGTATGATATTTATAAAATCAATCCAATTTGGTATGCGTTTATCGTGTTTGCATTCAGCTCAACAGCCATTTTAATAGAGGTCTTTCGTTCTGCGTTAAGCACTATTGAAAAGGGGCAATTAGAGGCTGCACACTCAGTAGGTTTGACAACATTCCAAGCTTATACTCGAATTATCATTCCACAAGCATTAGTAGTTGCGCTACCGAATATTTGTACAGCTACCGTCAATCTTATTAAAGCTACCTCGCTAGGCTACGCAATGTCACTTCCTGAAATTACACTGAAGGCAAAAGTAGCTGCAAATGTTGGCTACAATTACGTGGAAGCCTATCTGGATATCTTTATCGTGTACTTAATATTATGTAGTACGGTGGAGTACTTGTTTAAGCGCTATGAAAAATATTTAAGCAAATACAAAGTGGCAAATGCCTAA
- the helD gene encoding RNA polymerase recycling motor HelD, producing the protein MENQNDWLEEKHHLEQSLNLIDHKKNELLLKEKSFKENAVALKKTFWNDVRVNLDTAEDVDETFFAIKQQVELLSDSELAQQRAIQNVKVYERLQQSPYFARIDFLQDGQQDPLKIYIGVATLLDEQDENIVIYDWRAPISSMYYDCTPGKASYDTTAEEIHGEMLLKRQFIIKNGQLQSMFNTGLTIGDDLLLAILAQNANEHIRSIVATIQAEQNKIIRHVQSRYLIVEGVAGSGKTAVALQRVAYLLYRYRNEMTADQILLITPNQLFNQYVHTVLPDLGEDNMQQLTFIEYVEKRLGRQFKLEYPYEQLEGLLTEKDEAHYRTKLSSISYKASLAYKHLMDQYVSYLSNKGLLFKNIVFRGERIITAQEITEYFYSFPSTMSIPNRLQFVKEWLLQQLTKFEKAERTKEWVEEATELLDKEDYSKSYSELLYEGRYTENSFDDLDQERQKLARQIVKKYFKPLRNSVHQLKFVHMLGTYRQLFDLNNPITKDLQHLMPNDWEDICQQTLPNLAERFIAYEDAAPFLYLQDKIEGQQTNTMIHHVLIDEAQDYSPFQLTVLQQLFPKARMTILGDGHQTIHPHTFDNPSLLDPQLYGEQAEKMILTKSYRSTKQIIQLTAKILNDGSEVEAFNRTGPEPSITVVPNELELIDEITQNIHHLSAKFETIAVICKTAAECSAVYGQLSNQVDIQLINHNTKQFKKGILLLPAYMAKGIEFDAVLIYNACAANYAKENERYYFYTACTRAMHELHIYSINKLTHFLQ; encoded by the coding sequence TTGGAAAATCAAAATGACTGGCTAGAAGAAAAACATCATCTTGAGCAAAGTTTAAACCTCATTGATCACAAAAAGAACGAATTATTGCTAAAAGAAAAGAGCTTCAAGGAAAATGCTGTCGCTCTGAAGAAAACTTTTTGGAACGATGTCAGAGTCAATTTAGACACTGCTGAAGATGTTGACGAAACCTTTTTCGCGATTAAGCAACAGGTAGAGCTTCTCTCTGACTCAGAGCTTGCACAGCAGCGTGCAATTCAGAATGTAAAGGTATACGAACGTTTACAACAGTCACCCTATTTTGCTCGTATTGACTTTTTACAAGATGGGCAGCAAGATCCATTAAAAATTTATATAGGTGTTGCCACTTTATTGGACGAACAAGATGAAAATATAGTTATTTATGATTGGCGTGCACCTATATCAAGTATGTACTATGATTGCACACCAGGTAAAGCCTCCTACGACACAACAGCAGAAGAGATTCATGGTGAAATGCTACTGAAACGGCAATTTATTATTAAAAACGGGCAGCTACAATCGATGTTTAATACTGGTCTTACCATTGGGGATGATTTATTGCTTGCTATCCTTGCACAAAATGCAAACGAGCATATTCGTAGTATCGTTGCAACGATTCAAGCTGAGCAAAATAAAATTATTCGCCATGTTCAATCACGCTATCTTATTGTAGAGGGTGTTGCGGGTAGTGGTAAAACAGCTGTGGCTTTACAACGAGTCGCTTATCTATTGTATCGCTATCGCAATGAAATGACGGCCGATCAAATTTTACTGATTACACCTAATCAACTTTTTAACCAATATGTCCATACGGTCTTACCTGATTTAGGCGAGGACAATATGCAGCAATTAACGTTTATAGAGTATGTAGAAAAACGATTAGGTCGACAGTTTAAATTGGAATATCCGTACGAGCAATTAGAGGGCCTTTTAACAGAAAAGGATGAAGCTCATTATCGAACAAAATTAAGTAGTATATCTTATAAAGCGAGCCTTGCTTACAAGCATTTGATGGATCAATATGTAAGCTATTTATCCAATAAGGGCTTATTATTTAAAAATATCGTATTTCGTGGGGAACGAATTATTACAGCACAGGAAATTACTGAATACTTCTATTCTTTCCCTTCCACTATGTCGATACCAAATCGCCTACAATTCGTAAAAGAATGGTTATTGCAGCAACTGACGAAATTTGAAAAGGCTGAGCGTACAAAAGAATGGGTAGAAGAAGCGACTGAACTATTAGATAAAGAGGACTACTCCAAGTCTTACAGTGAGCTTTTATACGAAGGGCGCTATACTGAAAATTCATTCGATGATTTAGATCAAGAACGACAAAAATTAGCGAGACAAATTGTTAAAAAATACTTTAAACCGTTACGCAATTCCGTTCACCAATTAAAGTTTGTGCATATGTTAGGTACGTATCGCCAACTCTTTGATTTGAATAATCCCATTACTAAAGATTTACAGCATCTTATGCCAAACGATTGGGAGGATATTTGCCAGCAGACACTTCCAAATTTAGCAGAACGCTTTATAGCTTATGAGGATGCAGCACCATTTTTATATTTACAGGACAAAATTGAAGGGCAGCAGACTAATACGATGATCCATCATGTATTGATTGATGAAGCGCAAGATTATTCTCCATTCCAACTAACTGTATTACAGCAGTTATTCCCAAAAGCACGTATGACTATTTTAGGAGATGGACATCAAACGATTCATCCACATACCTTCGATAACCCTTCCCTGCTCGACCCTCAATTATATGGTGAGCAGGCTGAAAAAATGATTTTAACGAAAAGTTATCGTTCGACAAAACAAATCATTCAACTTACTGCAAAAATTTTAAATGATGGTAGCGAAGTTGAGGCATTTAACCGAACTGGTCCAGAACCATCAATTACTGTCGTTCCTAATGAATTGGAACTGATAGATGAAATTACCCAAAACATCCATCACCTCTCTGCTAAATTTGAAACCATTGCTGTCATTTGTAAAACTGCTGCTGAATGCTCCGCAGTATATGGGCAATTAAGTAATCAAGTAGATATTCAATTGATTAACCATAATACGAAGCAGTTTAAAAAGGGTATTTTATTACTTCCAGCTTATATGGCGAAAGGTATCGAATTTGATGCTGTGCTTATTTATAATGCATGTGCTGCTAATTACGCAAAGGAAAACGAACGGTACTATTTTTATACAGCCTGCACGAGGGCTATGCATGAGCTACACATTTATTCCATCAACAAATTAACGCATTTCCTTCAATGA
- a CDS encoding M20 metallopeptidase family protein, with protein MIRLIETANLKQQVVEWRRHLHMHPELSHQEHKTAQYIYDQLITFPHLEVRRLTETSVCAFLRGTKTEDKGHTILLRADIDALPIEEETDLPFKSINPGVMHACGHDAHPAMLLGAAKALAESGTNFNGEIRFVFQHAEEVTPGGAAQLVALGIVENVDYAFALHVSPDYEVGQFAMKDGKFTAAADDFEIKIYGRGGHASTPEVAIDPLIIGSEIVVALQTIVSRKVPSTHAPVLTVAKFHCGTALNIIADTAELGGTIRSLDAKIRVDTREHLEKIVTGIATMHGAKVDINWELGCPSVTNDKELTALSRRIAGEIVGATGVKVLPEPIFGTEDFADFSEVVPSSMQFIGVHNVEFGEAYPLHHPRFKVDEEALIYGVRYFENIARTLCP; from the coding sequence GTGATTAGATTGATAGAAACGGCTAATTTAAAACAACAGGTTGTTGAATGGCGTCGGCATTTGCATATGCATCCTGAATTATCACATCAAGAGCATAAGACAGCTCAATATATTTATGATCAATTAATAACGTTTCCTCATTTAGAAGTAAGACGTTTAACAGAAACAAGTGTATGTGCCTTTTTAAGAGGTACAAAAACAGAAGATAAAGGACATACCATTTTACTACGAGCTGATATTGACGCATTGCCGATTGAAGAAGAAACGGATCTACCATTCAAATCAATAAATCCAGGGGTCATGCATGCGTGTGGACATGATGCTCATCCAGCCATGTTACTTGGTGCAGCAAAGGCATTGGCTGAGAGTGGGACCAATTTTAATGGAGAAATTCGTTTTGTTTTTCAGCATGCTGAAGAGGTGACACCAGGGGGGGCTGCTCAACTAGTTGCACTAGGAATAGTAGAGAATGTCGATTATGCTTTCGCTTTACACGTGAGCCCTGATTATGAAGTAGGGCAATTTGCTATGAAAGATGGTAAATTTACTGCAGCAGCAGATGATTTTGAAATTAAAATTTATGGTCGTGGCGGTCATGCATCAACACCAGAGGTCGCTATAGATCCTTTAATAATTGGTTCTGAAATAGTTGTAGCTTTACAAACAATAGTGTCACGTAAAGTGCCAAGTACACATGCACCTGTTTTAACTGTTGCAAAATTTCACTGTGGAACGGCATTAAATATTATTGCAGATACAGCAGAGCTTGGAGGAACAATCCGTTCCCTAGATGCGAAAATTCGTGTGGATACACGAGAACATTTAGAAAAGATAGTGACAGGTATTGCAACTATGCACGGTGCAAAAGTAGACATTAATTGGGAGCTAGGTTGCCCTTCCGTCACAAATGATAAGGAATTAACGGCATTATCTCGTCGTATAGCTGGAGAGATTGTTGGTGCTACAGGTGTGAAGGTATTGCCTGAACCTATATTTGGCACAGAGGATTTTGCCGATTTTTCAGAAGTTGTTCCCTCATCTATGCAATTTATCGGGGTACATAACGTAGAGTTTGGTGAAGCGTACCCATTGCACCATCCTCGTTTTAAAGTAGATGAAGAAGCTCTTATATATGGTGTTCGTTACTTTGAAAATATAGCACGGACACTTTGCCCATAA